Proteins encoded within one genomic window of Saccharopolyspora pogona:
- a CDS encoding ArsA family ATPase encodes MSEPLRPAQVDVDALLDDPNTHIVVCCGSGGVGKTTTAAALALRAAERGRKTVVLTIDPAKRLAQALGLRELSNQPKQVSIEGFEPAGDLNAMMLDVRRTFDDMVLAHAGRERAEQILNNHFYQTISTSFSGTQEYMAMEKLGQLSAAGTWDLIVVDTPPSRSALDFLDAPQRLSTVLDGRLIKMLSSPARVGGKGLRKIVGAGFGMFAKAVSTIIGGQLLADAAAFVQAFDSTFGGFRVRAAQTYRLLRSPGTAFLVIAAPEPDALREATYFVERLAGERMPLVGLVANRTHPVVAGLTGTRAATAAEEMEATGSAPLAAAVLRVHADRVAVAEREKRLLARFTRAHPDVSLVGVPALPSDVHDLAGLREIGRRLAGE; translated from the coding sequence CCGAACACGCACATCGTCGTCTGCTGCGGCTCCGGCGGCGTCGGCAAGACGACCACCGCGGCCGCCCTCGCGCTGCGCGCCGCCGAACGCGGCCGCAAGACCGTGGTGCTCACCATCGACCCGGCCAAGCGGCTGGCCCAGGCGCTCGGCCTGCGGGAACTGAGCAATCAGCCCAAGCAGGTGTCGATCGAGGGCTTCGAACCGGCCGGCGACCTCAACGCGATGATGCTGGACGTGCGCCGCACCTTCGACGACATGGTGCTCGCGCATGCTGGCCGGGAACGCGCCGAGCAGATCCTGAACAACCACTTCTACCAAACGATCTCCACGTCGTTCTCCGGCACGCAGGAATACATGGCGATGGAGAAGCTCGGCCAGCTGTCCGCCGCCGGCACCTGGGACCTGATCGTGGTGGACACCCCGCCGAGCCGGTCGGCGCTGGACTTCCTGGACGCGCCGCAGCGGCTGTCCACCGTGCTGGACGGGCGGCTGATCAAGATGCTGTCCAGCCCGGCCCGGGTCGGCGGGAAGGGCCTGCGCAAGATCGTCGGCGCCGGTTTCGGGATGTTCGCGAAGGCGGTGTCCACCATCATCGGCGGCCAGCTGCTGGCCGACGCCGCTGCTTTCGTGCAGGCATTCGACTCCACCTTCGGCGGGTTCCGGGTGCGCGCCGCACAGACCTACCGGCTGCTGCGCTCCCCCGGCACCGCGTTCCTGGTGATCGCCGCGCCGGAGCCGGATGCGCTGCGAGAGGCCACCTACTTCGTCGAACGGCTGGCCGGGGAGCGGATGCCGCTGGTCGGCCTGGTGGCCAACCGGACCCACCCGGTCGTCGCCGGGCTCACCGGCACCCGGGCGGCCACCGCCGCCGAGGAGATGGAGGCGACCGGATCGGCGCCGCTGGCTGCGGCCGTGCTGCGGGTGCACGCCGACCGCGTCGCGGTGGCCGAGCGCGAGAAGCGACTGCTCGCCCGGTTCACCCGGGCCCACCCGGACGTGTCGCTGGTCGGTGTCCCGGCGCTGCCGTCGGACGTGCACGACCTTGCCGGGCTCCGGGAGATCGGCCGCCGACTGGCCGGTGAATAG